The Rhizobiaceae bacterium genome contains the following window.
CGACAGAGGACTGGCCAAAGCCGCTTCGGCGCCTGATCCCTCTCGCGGAACGATTGAGACGCGTGGGCGCATAGGGTCAGGAGCGATTGGCTTGAGTGACAGTCTTCACATTTCCCTGGCAGTCGATCATGGCTTCGAAGTGCCGCTTGGCGTCTGCATCAGAAGCATCGCGGAAACACAGGCTGGACTCGACTGCCGTGTTGCCGTGCTTTGCAGCGGCCTGGACCTGGAAACCCGCCGCAAGATCGAAAGCGACGCCGAAGGCAAGTTAACCATCGACTGGATCGAAGTGGACCCTGCACGCTTGACAGGCGCGAATTTTACGCTTGGTCTTTCCTCCGCTGCCCTGTTTCGCATCCTGCTTCCAGAGATCCTGCCCGGCCTTTCGAAAACGCTCTACATCGATGCGGATACGGTCGTTTGCGGGTCTTTGAGCGATCTGTGGAACACAAGGCTGGGCGACAATTTTCTGGCTGCCGTGCGAGACGCCGGCGCGCCTTTTCCCGCGGGACCGGCGGGCACTGACTGGAAAGAGCTGGGGCTGGAACCGGACATGCCCTATTTCAACTCGGGCGTCATGCTGCTTGCGCTGGACAAGTGGCGCGAACAGGGATTCGGGAACAAGACCCTCGACCTTCTTCGCGCGCGAAAAATGCCGTGGGGCGATCAGGACGCGCTCAACATAGCCGCGAGAGGAAAATGGAGCGAGCTTCCGAGAAAGTGGAATCTTCAAACCGCTGACGCGGAAGGCAAGAGCCTGTCATGGGCGCTGTGGCGTGCTGATGTCGAGACGGCGATAGAAGCGCCCGCGATCATTCATTACACCGGCTATCGCAAGCCATGGAACGGCA
Protein-coding sequences here:
- a CDS encoding glycosyltransferase family 8 protein; translated protein: MSDSLHISLAVDHGFEVPLGVCIRSIAETQAGLDCRVAVLCSGLDLETRRKIESDAEGKLTIDWIEVDPARLTGANFTLGLSSAALFRILLPEILPGLSKTLYIDADTVVCGSLSDLWNTRLGDNFLAAVRDAGAPFPAGPAGTDWKELGLEPDMPYFNSGVMLLALDKWREQGFGNKTLDLLRARKMPWGDQDALNIAARGKWSELPRKWNLQTADAEGKSLSWALWRADVETAIEAPAIIHYTGYRKPWNGKQGHPYADRWFQTLARTRWAGWEVEQPSAIVRIGRRLGRAASVLAHG